The following proteins are co-located in the Planococcus plakortidis genome:
- a CDS encoding VanZ family protein, with translation MKKQLLAWLWPVLWMVLIFTLSHQPAGVSGGISSEIVRQVFSAIASFVPIEFDTLHTLFRKSAHFFAYLVLGLLFAGALGKSGMGLQRALFVAFALSALYAASDEFHQLFIPGRSGEFRDVLIDSAGAATGLFFYRLIAAFKWQHDKKAETSW, from the coding sequence ATGAAAAAGCAATTGCTGGCCTGGCTATGGCCGGTCTTATGGATGGTTCTGATCTTCACCTTATCGCATCAGCCAGCCGGGGTTTCCGGGGGCATCAGTTCGGAAATCGTCCGGCAAGTGTTCAGCGCTATCGCCTCGTTCGTTCCGATAGAGTTCGATACGCTCCATACATTATTCCGTAAAAGCGCCCATTTCTTTGCGTATCTCGTGCTCGGGCTGCTGTTTGCGGGGGCACTCGGAAAAAGCGGGATGGGCTTGCAGCGGGCCCTGTTCGTGGCGTTCGCCTTGAGCGCGCTCTACGCAGCGTCCGATGAATTCCATCAATTATTCATCCCGGGACGCAGCGGGGAATTCCGCGATGTCTTGATCGACAGCGCGGGGGCTGCGACAGGCTTATTCTTCTACCGGCTGATCGCCGCATTCAAATGGCAACATGATAAAAAGGCCGAAACCAGTTGGTGA
- a CDS encoding cell wall-binding repeat-containing protein — MKQVKIGIGIALLAAAGGAGLLSDGALAAEAGYKELVKLPDGVKAGELSVMDGQVIAVLENRLGAQAIVSYGADGKESWRKELASSYYAIGDQRFVTVSGNEVTVHDLTDGKETGSFALSEGFRMSGSGADVALESGHVMITGNLGARLLVYKLDGTPVVDATGGDLRQAAISSGHLMYFDGSVLHGRALSGGQEWQSPHVLEPYAVKSGIIYYIKAPNEEVEVPTLIARSLDDGAVEYEKALPAEEQVRIAGADEDGAIVEFADSGEWAFLNAKGGERLRKPVRSASFRALENRYRPVVTESALSHQQQSGHRLLLLQEQGTSAFGNPYHLGAVQVMAPGGGFNKVLEHSVEAAALSPSGGAAVLGGGKLKFYDANGNQVAREKVPEGSELLAYVDGTMYVYGGSGIAAYDGEPEPKAPAVTKISGEDGYETAALLSEAVWDSAETVVLATGEHFADALSGAPLAYQEGGPLLFTEKDGLNESAKAEIARLGATDAIILGSEPVIPDAQLEELARMGVETERIGGANRYETAALVSERIDSDGVVVADGATFKDVSLASVFAAQHQYPILLSKGNRMPRETTEAMAGRSEVVMAADRLSIEARTKEEDAERRVAILAPASNYTDALAAGNAAARRNASLYLIGGEGLTGELKEQLEQYDSFLAVDSEGLIDEGMIRSLEALVD, encoded by the coding sequence ATGAAACAGGTCAAGATCGGGATAGGTATCGCCTTGCTCGCAGCTGCGGGCGGAGCGGGATTGCTTTCGGACGGCGCGCTCGCGGCAGAGGCGGGATACAAAGAGCTGGTCAAGCTGCCGGACGGCGTCAAGGCGGGCGAACTCTCCGTTATGGACGGGCAGGTCATCGCGGTGCTCGAGAACCGGCTCGGGGCGCAGGCGATCGTCAGCTATGGCGCGGATGGCAAGGAAAGCTGGCGCAAAGAGCTTGCCTCGTCATATTATGCGATCGGCGATCAGCGGTTTGTCACGGTTTCCGGCAATGAAGTGACGGTGCATGATTTGACGGACGGCAAGGAAACGGGAAGCTTTGCTCTTTCGGAAGGCTTTCGCATGAGCGGTTCAGGGGCGGATGTGGCACTTGAATCGGGTCATGTGATGATCACTGGAAATCTTGGCGCACGGCTGCTCGTGTACAAACTCGACGGCACGCCGGTCGTGGATGCCACAGGCGGCGATTTGCGGCAAGCCGCCATTTCCAGTGGGCATTTGATGTATTTCGATGGCTCGGTGCTCCACGGGCGGGCGCTTTCAGGCGGCCAGGAATGGCAGTCGCCCCATGTGTTGGAGCCTTATGCAGTGAAAAGCGGCATCATCTACTATATTAAAGCACCGAACGAAGAAGTCGAAGTGCCGACCTTGATCGCGCGCTCGCTTGACGATGGCGCAGTCGAGTATGAAAAAGCCTTGCCGGCCGAAGAGCAGGTGCGGATCGCTGGAGCCGATGAAGACGGGGCCATCGTTGAATTTGCGGATTCGGGCGAATGGGCGTTCCTCAATGCGAAAGGAGGCGAACGCTTGCGCAAGCCGGTGCGTTCGGCTTCCTTCCGTGCGCTCGAGAACCGTTACCGCCCGGTCGTCACCGAATCGGCACTGAGCCACCAGCAACAAAGCGGCCATCGCTTGCTGCTGCTTCAGGAACAAGGAACGAGTGCGTTCGGCAATCCGTATCATCTCGGCGCCGTGCAGGTGATGGCGCCTGGTGGCGGGTTCAATAAAGTGCTGGAGCATTCGGTCGAAGCGGCGGCATTGTCACCGTCCGGCGGTGCAGCGGTGCTGGGCGGCGGGAAGTTGAAGTTCTATGATGCGAATGGCAACCAAGTGGCGCGTGAAAAGGTCCCCGAAGGCAGTGAACTTCTTGCGTACGTGGACGGCACGATGTATGTCTACGGCGGCAGCGGCATTGCGGCATATGATGGCGAGCCTGAACCGAAAGCGCCAGCCGTGACGAAAATCAGCGGCGAGGACGGGTACGAGACGGCGGCCCTATTGTCGGAGGCGGTATGGGATTCGGCGGAGACGGTCGTGCTGGCTACCGGTGAACACTTTGCGGATGCGCTGTCGGGCGCGCCACTGGCCTATCAGGAAGGCGGGCCTTTATTATTCACGGAAAAAGACGGATTGAACGAATCGGCCAAAGCGGAAATCGCACGTCTCGGGGCGACGGATGCCATCATTCTCGGCAGCGAGCCGGTCATTCCGGATGCGCAGCTTGAGGAGTTGGCCAGGATGGGCGTCGAAACTGAACGCATCGGCGGTGCCAACCGTTACGAGACCGCTGCGCTGGTTTCCGAACGCATCGATTCGGATGGTGTGGTCGTGGCGGACGGCGCGACGTTTAAAGACGTGTCGCTTGCTTCTGTCTTCGCCGCGCAACATCAATACCCGATCCTGCTGTCAAAAGGCAACCGGATGCCGCGCGAGACGACAGAAGCGATGGCAGGGCGCAGTGAGGTCGTCATGGCCGCTGACCGCCTGTCGATCGAAGCGCGCACGAAAGAGGAAGACGCAGAGCGGCGCGTGGCCATTTTGGCGCCGGCGTCGAATTACACCGACGCGTTGGCGGCAGGGAACGCAGCCGCGAGGCGCAACGCTTCGCTGTATCTGATCGGTGGTGAAGGCTTGACGGGCGAGCTGAAAGAACAGCTTGAACAGTACGACTCGTTCCTTGCCGTCGATTCGGAAGGGTTGATTGATGAAGGGATGATCCGTTCACTCGAAGCGCTTGTCGATTGA
- a CDS encoding PH domain-containing protein, translating to MVFRSKSDPFFIRFILAAIFIIAAVSFIPLLFDDAPLSAFVIVTATFLVTTALILWITFAIRYVFQERHLLVKAGPFRSRIPYQSILKVAPTRDIFTGYRLLSSRDALEIINNTTMFGTVKISPERQDVFIAELKKRCPELKIDEKILERR from the coding sequence ATGGTTTTCCGTTCAAAATCCGACCCGTTTTTCATCCGTTTCATCCTGGCGGCAATCTTCATCATCGCGGCCGTTTCGTTTATCCCATTATTATTCGATGACGCGCCGCTTTCAGCTTTCGTGATCGTAACAGCGACGTTCCTTGTGACTACGGCGCTCATCCTGTGGATCACGTTTGCGATCCGTTACGTCTTTCAAGAACGGCATTTGCTCGTGAAAGCCGGCCCTTTCAGAAGCCGGATTCCTTACCAAAGCATCTTGAAAGTCGCCCCGACACGCGATATTTTCACCGGCTACAGGCTGTTGTCGTCTCGCGATGCGCTGGAAATCATCAACAACACGACGATGTTCGGGACAGTGAAAATCTCGCCGGAAAGGCAAGATGTTTTTATCGCTGAGTTGAAGAAGCGATGTCCGGAGTTGAAGATTGATGAAAAAATCCTGGAGCGCCGTTGA
- the lexA gene encoding transcriptional repressor LexA, translated as MKLNMEQRRIVELEPGGPMLVKGVAGSGKTTVAIRRIHFLMDHYCHEEDDRILLVTYNKTLLNYIKFQYERLADTAAGEAERMFASNAEVKIATIDSLMYGQFMKYLQRTKRKLAIAPADKEWQVLTKAIHEVKKSHPDVKLLTPKNMKFLKDEAEWITSCAMVDIETYQSVDRIGRASGNSGTPQKLLKNSPTREAVFEVARLYRELLEKEGLVSFKQMNELALAEVRRSNGGQYTHIIIDESQDLTRVQLEFLKELYKEKGHSSLMFVADNTQSIYPDSWLGKGRPYTTIGYDMSGKSRTLSKNYRTTTEISQAAFDLIEADETIQSNVDFVKPALIDRHGHPPIYQFFMQPEQQVAFLAEEIERLSGDYRLSEMCIVARGKRSVESAAADLASFGIPCEVLQGNDPNFESDKVKFVTMHSIKGLEFKVIFLIDLNQGVIPMELYDDAEDQKTIDSDERKLLYVGMTRANELLYMSSVKKPSKFIKEIDRKHLRMRKDASLRPFESISMTDYRLSDQLVDLHSKEELTRQWLIRELHETYGYPYELMQLEYPVQQFSKKGYCDIAVEIHADGEARPYIIAEVKRFGTGIEDAVTQLESYLQADGRAFYGIATDGLSVKIIDRQGEEVQDLPKCQARFLPDTKQRSLYRNFKNGRDYEYAHEPGADIEVREAGGDVLIQVHEVAEVPLIGNVAAGIPALAAENYETAHALPRDWLVSPKDSFLLTVTGDSMTGAGIDKGDMVVVHQQNTASNGDIVIAVIDGEATMKKYMPMGSEILLVSENPEFEPIMMRSEDVYINGRVIGVLKK; from the coding sequence ATGAAGTTGAATATGGAACAGCGGCGCATAGTGGAACTGGAGCCGGGCGGGCCGATGTTGGTGAAAGGCGTGGCCGGATCGGGCAAAACGACCGTGGCGATTCGGAGGATCCATTTTTTGATGGACCATTATTGCCACGAAGAGGATGACCGGATTCTATTGGTGACGTATAACAAGACTTTGCTCAATTACATAAAATTTCAATACGAGCGTTTGGCCGATACAGCTGCGGGGGAAGCGGAGCGGATGTTCGCGTCGAATGCGGAAGTGAAAATCGCGACGATCGATTCGCTCATGTACGGGCAGTTCATGAAGTATTTGCAGCGCACGAAGCGCAAGCTGGCCATTGCGCCGGCTGATAAGGAATGGCAAGTGCTGACGAAAGCGATCCACGAAGTGAAGAAATCCCATCCGGATGTGAAACTGCTGACGCCGAAAAATATGAAGTTTTTAAAAGACGAAGCGGAATGGATCACGTCATGCGCGATGGTGGATATCGAGACCTATCAATCGGTGGACCGCATCGGGCGCGCTTCGGGAAATAGCGGGACGCCCCAGAAATTATTGAAGAATTCGCCGACCCGTGAAGCGGTTTTTGAAGTGGCGAGATTGTACCGCGAGCTTCTGGAAAAAGAAGGGCTCGTTTCATTCAAGCAAATGAACGAACTGGCGCTGGCGGAAGTGAGACGCTCGAACGGCGGCCAGTATACCCATATCATTATCGACGAAAGCCAGGACCTGACCCGTGTCCAGCTGGAATTCTTGAAGGAGCTGTATAAGGAGAAAGGCCATTCGTCCTTGATGTTCGTGGCGGACAATACGCAAAGCATCTACCCGGATTCCTGGCTCGGCAAAGGGCGGCCGTATACGACGATCGGCTATGACATGAGCGGGAAATCGCGGACCTTGAGCAAGAACTACCGGACGACGACGGAAATTTCGCAAGCCGCGTTCGATTTGATCGAAGCGGACGAAACGATCCAGTCGAACGTTGATTTCGTCAAACCGGCGCTCATCGACCGTCACGGGCATCCACCGATCTACCAATTCTTCATGCAGCCCGAGCAGCAAGTGGCTTTTCTTGCAGAGGAAATCGAGCGGCTCAGCGGCGATTACCGCTTGTCCGAGATGTGTATCGTCGCGCGTGGCAAGCGCTCGGTCGAAAGCGCAGCCGCCGATTTAGCGAGTTTCGGGATTCCTTGCGAAGTGTTGCAGGGCAATGACCCGAATTTCGAATCCGATAAAGTGAAATTCGTGACGATGCATTCGATCAAAGGCCTGGAGTTCAAAGTCATTTTCCTCATCGACTTGAATCAAGGGGTCATTCCGATGGAGCTGTACGATGATGCGGAGGACCAGAAGACGATCGATTCCGATGAACGCAAGCTCTTGTACGTCGGCATGACGCGCGCGAATGAATTATTGTACATGTCATCGGTAAAAAAGCCGTCGAAATTCATCAAGGAAATCGACCGCAAGCATTTGCGCATGCGAAAAGACGCCTCGCTCCGCCCGTTCGAGTCGATCAGCATGACAGATTACCGGCTGTCCGATCAATTGGTCGACTTGCATTCCAAAGAGGAACTGACCCGCCAGTGGCTCATCCGCGAACTTCACGAGACGTATGGCTATCCATATGAACTTATGCAGCTCGAATACCCGGTCCAGCAGTTTTCGAAAAAAGGCTATTGCGATATCGCGGTGGAGATCCATGCGGATGGTGAAGCGCGGCCGTATATCATCGCCGAAGTGAAACGCTTCGGTACGGGGATCGAGGATGCGGTGACTCAGCTGGAAAGCTATTTGCAGGCGGATGGCCGAGCATTCTACGGCATCGCCACGGACGGCTTGTCGGTTAAGATCATCGACCGGCAAGGGGAGGAAGTGCAGGACTTGCCGAAATGCCAAGCGCGTTTCTTGCCGGATACCAAGCAGCGCAGCCTGTATCGAAACTTCAAGAACGGGCGCGATTACGAATACGCCCACGAACCGGGAGCGGACATCGAAGTGCGCGAAGCCGGGGGAGACGTATTGATCCAAGTGCACGAAGTGGCGGAAGTGCCGCTCATCGGCAATGTCGCGGCGGGAATCCCCGCGCTCGCTGCCGAGAATTACGAGACGGCGCACGCTTTGCCGCGTGACTGGCTCGTGTCGCCGAAAGACAGCTTTTTATTGACCGTGACAGGCGACAGCATGACGGGGGCTGGCATCGACAAAGGCGATATGGTCGTCGTCCACCAGCAAAACACCGCCTCGAACGGCGACATCGTCATCGCGGTCATCGACGGTGAAGCGACGATGAAAAAGTACATGCCGATGGGCAGCGAGATCCTGCTCGTCTCGGAGAACCCTGAATTCGAGCCGATCATGATGCGCAGCGAAGACGTGTATATCAACGGGCGTGTCATTGGGGTGTTGAAGAAATAA
- a CDS encoding TIGR04104 family putative zinc finger protein, whose protein sequence is MPHCDNCGAKWTWSDTFKIAFSPKRKCPNCENMQYPTTNANAKKYYAACAFLFAVGILLPYLDIPLNMFTLFVTLYSCSLIIALPYTIQLSNQPKTR, encoded by the coding sequence ATGCCTCATTGTGACAATTGCGGAGCCAAATGGACTTGGAGCGACACTTTTAAGATTGCATTTTCGCCCAAACGCAAATGCCCGAATTGCGAGAATATGCAATACCCTACAACAAATGCCAACGCAAAGAAATATTATGCAGCCTGCGCCTTTTTATTCGCAGTTGGTATCCTGCTCCCCTATTTGGATATTCCACTCAATATGTTCACCCTTTTTGTTACGCTGTACTCCTGCTCACTTATTATCGCATTGCCCTATACCATCCAACTTTCCAATCAACCAAAAACCCGCTGA
- a CDS encoding TIGR04104 family putative zinc finger protein, whose translation MPRCQNCGFQWDWKDMFKLSLKGKQECRNCHALQYPSRKSNFWSYMLFLIPFILVSNYFIVYREAGWLFLLLLFLVYVTLASLLIPFLLKLSNTKYTIWKS comes from the coding sequence ATGCCCCGTTGCCAAAACTGCGGATTCCAGTGGGACTGGAAAGATATGTTCAAACTTAGCCTTAAAGGGAAGCAGGAATGCCGAAATTGCCATGCCCTTCAATACCCCTCAAGAAAATCGAATTTCTGGAGCTATATGCTGTTTCTCATTCCGTTCATTCTCGTGTCCAATTACTTCATCGTCTATCGGGAAGCCGGGTGGCTGTTTCTCCTCCTGCTCTTCCTTGTCTATGTCACGCTTGCCTCGCTGTTGATCCCGTTCTTGCTCAAGTTATCGAACACGAAGTATACGATTTGGAAATCCTAG
- a CDS encoding rhodanese-like domain-containing protein encodes MKRLVGLMALLVLLLAACGNGEYETIAIDEVSAKQEAGYTVLDVREPYEYEEAHITGAENKPLSTLREQEFSGLSEDQQYVVICQSGNRSKEASAILHEAGYDIVNVSEGMSSWEGDVE; translated from the coding sequence ATGAAAAGACTGGTGGGATTGATGGCGCTGCTTGTGTTGTTGCTTGCGGCATGTGGGAACGGGGAGTACGAAACGATTGCGATCGATGAAGTATCCGCCAAGCAGGAGGCGGGCTATACGGTACTCGATGTGCGTGAGCCGTATGAGTACGAGGAGGCGCATATTACCGGGGCTGAGAACAAGCCGCTCAGCACGCTGCGGGAACAGGAGTTTTCCGGCTTATCGGAAGATCAGCAGTATGTCGTAATTTGCCAGTCCGGGAACCGTTCCAAAGAGGCAAGCGCGATTTTGCATGAAGCAGGATATGACATCGTGAATGTATCGGAAGGCATGTCGTCGTGGGAAGGCGATGTGGAGTAA
- a CDS encoding tetratricopeptide repeat protein has product MMATVHIETADDLVRVIGEFWETKSLKALKAFLAAIPNEEEFYRLIRMADESDLYGYSNLLATASYKRFGSLRSYSWHCVRFLETGRSLEAEERMLARLQGIHSDAYSDNELGHAHHLLMKVYCQLNRIPEAAEQLARIVELGGARPDQEAFFAIHSGDWDDAENILLTALPDTDSRWSTTIHLLYADLLAMRGAPERSLELLKQGAAKFPHVHAFHTEQITRLHQLGRFAEALSEMGSALETNPYHSRKKMFVHLAAHCLYELERFAELDQWIDRHPRELKESLYTKVEINPDGTHKKLSLTPEVQKLNYCVPASLSLILQAFRQTATQDEIAAHVFDVTGTKLQTTMSYMETRGFTARYFKGTIDRYKAFIDAGVPVLLSMMIENSAHVQVVVGYDDRLQALVIQDPNDLGPFLVAYGEVPKMFRMTDSLSMAFVDEARNGLLETQDAADHRFFTEIYELLDVEPLNEAKIADFLEQHQEQRYAAVIGLTMALSGKSIEWHEKWLDRLRTEFDAHDAELELLEAHLYFQKDQGSKALAALKEPAHGRSPYALFLKAAISMNERKMEQAIPLLKRSIELDHYQPLAYSYLARCYLEGGRIFQAYKWSEIATGQLSEDVYAQITHALVQYEYGAVEQAYRRFADLNGKHPEDGYFLYEMGRCLQALDKTEEALEHYQQALTLDPEQPFAYLRMAELFMEKEQWEEAAQIIEEGLKKEMNHDILHSYLGHIAIEQQQFEQAEAAYRKAYELDPEDLFTPVDIAQALYGQQRSDEALAFLKQGLERADAGYRIRAAELILEQAEDLVSAGEALQIMEDGFALSEGEDLSRLAERYSEFGAAPSLRHRVIAGLKKLRKAGMPQILCLEAELHEQAGNPRFAKHLYESAGQFPMALTKQGQLAEMAGDIPQAIAFYEQAAGQEAGYAPALGGLVRCYQEAGEIRKAFTAALDFIATEPLSAVLPDLAGLAVTPADIKQLNRLLDRIKDQVPAEWLYAARAHVHEAAGELEMAESLFLKANEEPNAFPSRFQYVQFLNRHGEHKRALAKLQMLLPETPEEEELYGELVLTLEALGKIPFLKRDLQKWLSADVQAAAYVLAAGAMMEALELLEEETPAGFIKRMRHRSKRLMFASTIITLCETASELAPDSEDAAIQLAQFYLNRGMAKEAAEELKPYAKAQVPGEARRMLIFAELQMAEESGSEKQYKRAIQDFKSYGKVAPLDGEMFAWWSEALDILGDFPGALEKLDAAIALEPFNPDLYVRKWNVLESLDSEMHADVEDNLPEEMRYAEWLVLARAASYSTKGHGQRAKELIEPLLLDMPGFVPANYELARAQAARHQPLAAKAILKELLETEEAPAIWEMAVEEDLFAPFLAELSSP; this is encoded by the coding sequence ATGATGGCGACTGTTCACATCGAGACGGCGGATGATTTGGTCCGTGTGATTGGGGAATTCTGGGAGACGAAATCACTGAAGGCATTAAAGGCATTTTTGGCGGCCATTCCGAATGAAGAGGAATTTTATCGATTGATCCGCATGGCGGATGAATCCGATTTGTATGGCTATAGCAACCTGTTGGCAACCGCGAGTTACAAGCGTTTTGGCAGTTTGCGTTCCTATTCATGGCATTGCGTTCGGTTTTTGGAAACGGGGCGCAGCCTGGAGGCGGAAGAACGGATGTTGGCCCGTCTGCAGGGTATTCATTCTGATGCTTACAGTGACAATGAGCTAGGGCATGCACATCATCTATTGATGAAAGTGTATTGTCAGTTGAACCGCATCCCGGAAGCTGCCGAACAATTGGCGCGTATCGTGGAGCTCGGCGGTGCACGCCCGGACCAGGAAGCCTTTTTCGCCATCCATAGTGGCGATTGGGATGACGCAGAAAACATCTTATTGACTGCGCTTCCGGATACGGATAGCCGCTGGAGCACGACCATCCACCTCTTGTATGCGGATTTGTTGGCGATGCGCGGGGCGCCCGAACGTTCGCTTGAATTATTGAAGCAAGGCGCCGCAAAATTTCCGCATGTCCACGCTTTTCACACGGAACAGATTACACGGTTGCATCAGCTCGGCCGATTTGCAGAAGCCTTGAGTGAAATGGGCTCGGCGCTTGAAACCAATCCCTATCATTCCCGCAAAAAGATGTTCGTCCATCTGGCAGCACATTGTTTGTACGAACTGGAACGTTTCGCTGAGTTGGACCAGTGGATTGACCGGCATCCCCGGGAATTGAAGGAGAGCCTTTATACGAAAGTGGAAATCAACCCGGATGGGACGCATAAAAAACTCTCTTTGACGCCTGAAGTGCAGAAACTCAATTATTGCGTCCCGGCTTCGTTGTCGCTGATCTTGCAGGCGTTCAGACAAACCGCGACTCAAGATGAGATTGCTGCGCATGTCTTCGACGTGACGGGTACGAAGTTACAGACGACGATGTCTTATATGGAAACGCGCGGCTTTACCGCGCGTTATTTCAAAGGGACAATCGACCGCTACAAAGCCTTCATCGATGCCGGGGTACCGGTGTTGCTAAGCATGATGATCGAAAACAGCGCGCATGTGCAGGTCGTGGTCGGCTATGACGACCGGCTGCAAGCGCTGGTGATTCAAGACCCTAACGATTTGGGGCCTTTTTTGGTCGCTTATGGCGAAGTGCCGAAGATGTTCCGCATGACTGATTCGTTGAGCATGGCGTTCGTGGACGAGGCGCGGAATGGATTACTGGAGACCCAGGATGCGGCGGATCACCGTTTCTTTACGGAAATCTATGAGCTGCTTGATGTCGAGCCGCTCAATGAAGCAAAGATTGCCGACTTTTTGGAGCAGCATCAGGAACAGCGCTATGCCGCGGTGATCGGTTTGACGATGGCGCTTTCGGGCAAGTCCATCGAATGGCATGAAAAATGGCTCGACCGGCTTCGGACTGAGTTCGATGCGCATGATGCGGAATTGGAATTGCTGGAAGCACATCTGTATTTCCAAAAAGATCAAGGCAGTAAAGCGCTCGCCGCTTTGAAAGAACCGGCGCATGGCAGAAGCCCGTATGCACTGTTTTTGAAAGCGGCTATTTCCATGAATGAAAGAAAAATGGAGCAGGCGATTCCCTTGCTGAAACGGTCCATCGAACTTGACCATTACCAGCCGCTCGCCTACAGCTATTTGGCTCGTTGCTATTTGGAAGGAGGGCGCATTTTCCAGGCCTATAAATGGTCGGAAATCGCAACCGGCCAATTGTCGGAAGACGTGTACGCGCAAATTACGCATGCCCTCGTCCAATACGAATACGGCGCTGTGGAACAGGCGTATCGCCGGTTTGCCGATTTGAACGGGAAGCATCCGGAAGATGGTTACTTCCTTTATGAAATGGGCCGATGCCTGCAGGCGCTGGACAAAACGGAGGAAGCGCTGGAACATTACCAACAGGCACTGACGCTGGATCCGGAGCAGCCTTTTGCGTATTTGCGGATGGCTGAATTGTTCATGGAAAAAGAGCAATGGGAGGAAGCGGCACAGATCATTGAAGAAGGCCTGAAGAAAGAGATGAACCACGATATCCTTCATTCGTATCTGGGGCATATCGCAATCGAACAGCAGCAATTCGAACAGGCGGAGGCTGCCTATAGAAAGGCATATGAGCTGGATCCCGAGGATTTGTTCACGCCTGTCGATATCGCGCAGGCACTATATGGCCAACAGCGCAGCGATGAGGCATTGGCGTTTTTGAAACAGGGGCTGGAGCGGGCCGATGCCGGTTACCGTATCCGTGCCGCTGAATTGATACTTGAACAAGCGGAGGACCTGGTGTCTGCCGGTGAAGCCTTGCAGATCATGGAAGACGGCTTCGCCCTTTCGGAAGGCGAAGATTTGTCCAGGCTCGCGGAACGCTACAGTGAATTTGGGGCTGCTCCGAGCCTGCGCCACCGCGTCATCGCGGGGTTGAAAAAGCTGCGCAAAGCAGGCATGCCGCAAATTCTCTGCCTGGAAGCGGAACTTCACGAACAGGCAGGCAATCCGCGTTTTGCTAAACATCTCTACGAGTCGGCAGGGCAGTTCCCAATGGCGCTCACCAAACAAGGGCAGCTTGCGGAAATGGCCGGTGATATTCCTCAGGCCATCGCCTTTTACGAACAAGCGGCTGGGCAGGAAGCTGGATATGCGCCGGCGCTCGGCGGATTGGTGCGTTGCTACCAGGAAGCAGGGGAGATCCGAAAAGCCTTCACTGCGGCGCTGGATTTTATCGCGACCGAGCCTCTATCCGCTGTATTGCCGGACTTGGCCGGGCTTGCTGTGACGCCTGCCGATATCAAGCAATTGAACCGCCTGCTTGACCGGATAAAAGACCAAGTGCCGGCGGAGTGGTTATATGCCGCACGAGCACATGTCCATGAAGCGGCGGGAGAACTCGAGATGGCGGAGTCGCTATTCCTCAAGGCAAATGAAGAACCGAACGCTTTCCCGTCACGTTTTCAATACGTGCAATTTTTGAACCGCCACGGCGAGCACAAGCGTGCGCTGGCCAAGCTGCAAATGTTGCTTCCGGAAACGCCGGAAGAAGAGGAGTTATACGGGGAGCTCGTGCTGACACTGGAAGCGCTCGGGAAGATTCCGTTCCTCAAGCGCGATCTGCAAAAGTGGCTGTCGGCCGATGTCCAAGCCGCAGCATATGTGTTGGCAGCCGGAGCGATGATGGAAGCGCTGGAGCTGTTGGAAGAAGAAACGCCTGCCGGATTCATTAAACGCATGCGCCACCGAAGCAAACGCTTGATGTTCGCCAGCACCATCATCACGCTGTGCGAAACCGCCTCCGAGCTTGCGCCGGACAGCGAAGACGCGGCGATCCAGCTGGCGCAATTTTACCTGAACCGTGGCATGGCTAAGGAGGCGGCCGAAGAATTGAAGCCTTACGCCAAAGCGCAAGTGCCCGGAGAAGCGCGACGTATGTTGATTTTTGCCGAACTTCAGATGGCGGAGGAAAGCGGCAGTGAGAAACAGTATAAAAGGGCCATCCAAGACTTCAAATCCTATGGGAAGGTAGCACCGCTGGATGGCGAGATGTTCGCCTGGTGGAGCGAAGCTTTGGATATTTTAGGCGATTTTCCGGGCGCGCTCGAGAAACTCGATGCCGCGATTGCGTTGGAACCGTTCAATCCGGACCTTTATGTCCGTAAATGGAATGTCCTGGAGTCACTGGATAGCGAGATGCACGCTGATGTTGAAGACAATTTGCCTGAAGAGATGCGCTATGCGGAATGGCTGGTTTTGGCACGCGCGGCGAGCTATTCGACGAAAGGGCATGGGCAGCGGGCGAAAGAGCTGATCGAGCCGCTCCTGCTCGACATGCCGGGCTTCGTTCCGGCAAACTATGAATTGGCGCGTGCGCAAGCGGCGCGCCATCAGCCACTGGCCGCCAAGGCGATTCTAAAAGAACTACTCGAAACGGAGGAGGCTCCCGCGATTTGGGAAATGGCAGTGGAAGAGGACCTATTCGCCCCATTTCTTGCAGAGCTTTCTAGTCCATAA